TGGCGCTAGGACTGCGGCAACGTTTCCAACCTCTGTCACGGTTTTAAGCCTTAAGGCAACCCTTTCAAGTGCTAGCTCCGCGTTCATCATGAAGTTAGCCATCTTCCTAATCTCAGCGAGCTCATTAGCGTAAACATTAGCCCTCTTCATGTCGTGCTTAGAGTAGGCGTCAACAACCTTCTGGAATAAAGCCTTATCCCTCTGCGTTAGGAGGCTTATAGCACCATTCAGATACTGGATCTGAGCCTCAATACGCCTAGCAGCTAACTCAATCTTATGCCTAAGCGGAGGACCAGGCCTCAAAGCAGCCGTAATCCCAGTCTTATACTCGGACCACTCCCTATCAAACCT
Above is a genomic segment from Candidatus Bathyarchaeia archaeon containing:
- a CDS encoding Snf7 family protein gives rise to the protein MSRFDREWSEYKTGITAALRPGPPLRHKIELAARRIEAQIQYLNGAISLLTQRDKALFQKVVDAYSKHDMKRANVYANELAEIRKMANFMMNAELALERVALRLKTVTEVGNVAAVLAPVSRVLQSVRTGIAGVFPAAERELGEITTLLDEIMIEASQAVGMTPDFEAASEEAQKILNEAAIVAETRMKEKFPELPALKMPEEEGVAQPK